In one Pseudomonas tensinigenes genomic region, the following are encoded:
- a CDS encoding DUF1127 domain-containing protein, producing the protein MKGQREYVDEAKFSGHGHIVSDLLHKFSRWYELHRERELLASLSDEALKDIGVSRADVEHEAVRPFWDDPMHK; encoded by the coding sequence ATGAAAGGTCAAAGAGAGTATGTAGACGAAGCAAAATTTTCCGGCCACGGCCATATCGTTTCCGACTTGCTGCACAAGTTTAGCCGCTGGTACGAACTGCACCGTGAACGCGAGTTGCTCGCCAGTCTGAGCGACGAAGCGTTGAAGGACATCGGCGTCAGTCGTGCCGACGTTGAACACGAAGCCGTGCGGCCGTTCTGGGATGACCCGATGCATAAATGA
- a CDS encoding sulfite exporter TauE/SafE family protein, producing the protein MMEFLLYLLFGAALGTLGGIFGIGGGLIAIPLLGVWFGLDQQIAQGTALVMVVPNVMLALWRYHQRNRIELRHALPLAVMGFCFAWIGSIWAVGIDAQTMRIGFVAFLVVLSAYNLLKMFGKPPAATSEMRYSWPWLGVLGAASGTMGGLFGVGGAVVATPVLTSLFGTTQVVAQGLSLALALPSTGVTLVTYAVHHEVDWMIGLPLAIGGLASISWGVKVAHAMPEKLLRGLFCGFLVLCAVMLAFKV; encoded by the coding sequence GTGATGGAGTTTTTGTTGTACCTGCTGTTCGGCGCCGCGCTTGGCACCCTTGGCGGCATTTTCGGCATCGGCGGCGGTTTGATCGCCATTCCGTTGCTTGGCGTGTGGTTTGGCCTCGACCAGCAGATCGCCCAAGGCACGGCGCTGGTCATGGTTGTACCCAATGTGATGCTGGCGCTGTGGCGTTATCACCAGCGCAATCGCATCGAACTGCGGCACGCGCTGCCCTTGGCGGTGATGGGCTTTTGCTTTGCGTGGATCGGTTCGATCTGGGCGGTGGGCATTGATGCGCAAACCATGCGCATCGGCTTTGTCGCGTTCCTGGTGGTGCTCTCGGCGTACAACCTGTTGAAGATGTTCGGCAAGCCACCCGCTGCGACGTCTGAGATGCGCTATTCCTGGCCGTGGCTTGGCGTACTCGGCGCGGCGTCCGGAACCATGGGCGGTTTGTTCGGTGTCGGTGGCGCAGTGGTGGCAACGCCGGTGCTGACCAGCCTGTTTGGCACCACGCAAGTCGTCGCTCAAGGTCTGTCGCTGGCGCTGGCGTTGCCAAGCACCGGCGTGACTCTGGTGACTTACGCGGTACACCACGAAGTCGACTGGATGATCGGTCTGCCACTGGCCATCGGCGGCCTAGCGAGCATCAGTTGGGGGGTGAAAGTCGCCCACGCGATGCCGGAAAAACTCCTGCGCGGGCTGTTCTGCGGTTTTCTGGTGCTGTGTGCGGTGATGCTCGCGTTTAAAGTTTGA
- a CDS encoding winged helix-turn-helix domain-containing protein, with product MPATVSFSLKQARRLALAAQGFNGRQPPTVKAPHLNRLIERLGLLQIDSVNAVVRSHYLPLFSRLGSYSSDLLDQAAWSSGRRRTLFEYWGHEASLLPLSMYPLMAWRMQRARRGEDIYQQLAKFGREQQDVVRRVLSSVEEQGALGAGSLSTREDKAGPWWDWSAEKHALEWLFAAGEVTVAGRRGFERLYDLPERVIPSSILQQALPDEAEAQRGLLLHAAQALGVGTEKDLRDYFRLNPADARPRLAELVEAGQLQRCEVAGWRQIAYCLAEPKVPRKVAASALLSPFDSLIWERSRTERLFDFRYRLEIYTPQDKRVYGYYVLPFLHNERIAARVDLRAERAAGQLAVHAVHEEEPGLDEEGMLALAANLRQMADWLGLARVQLNCQRESAARLRVALAKIEGV from the coding sequence ATGCCCGCAACAGTATCCTTTTCCCTCAAACAGGCGCGACGTCTGGCGCTGGCGGCCCAAGGCTTCAACGGGCGCCAGCCGCCGACTGTCAAGGCGCCACACCTCAACCGGCTGATCGAACGGCTGGGTTTGTTGCAAATCGACTCCGTCAACGCGGTGGTGCGCTCGCATTACCTGCCGCTGTTCTCCCGTCTCGGCTCCTATTCCTCCGATTTGCTCGACCAGGCTGCCTGGAGTTCGGGGCGACGACGTACGCTGTTTGAATACTGGGGACATGAAGCGTCATTGTTGCCGCTGTCGATGTATCCGTTGATGGCTTGGCGGATGCAGCGAGCCAGGCGCGGCGAGGATATCTATCAGCAACTGGCGAAATTCGGTCGTGAGCAGCAGGACGTGGTGCGTCGGGTCTTGAGTTCGGTGGAAGAGCAAGGCGCGTTGGGTGCCGGCAGTTTGTCGACCCGCGAAGACAAGGCCGGACCGTGGTGGGACTGGAGCGCGGAAAAGCATGCGCTGGAATGGTTGTTCGCGGCTGGCGAGGTCACGGTAGCGGGCCGCCGTGGTTTCGAGCGTTTGTATGATTTGCCGGAGCGAGTGATCCCGTCATCGATCCTGCAACAGGCGTTGCCGGATGAAGCCGAGGCGCAGCGAGGGTTGCTGCTGCACGCGGCGCAGGCCTTGGGCGTCGGCACCGAAAAAGACCTGCGCGATTACTTTCGTCTGAATCCGGCGGATGCGCGCCCACGTCTGGCGGAGCTGGTCGAGGCTGGGCAATTGCAGAGGTGCGAGGTCGCCGGCTGGCGGCAGATCGCCTATTGCCTGGCGGAGCCGAAAGTCCCGCGCAAGGTGGCGGCCAGTGCGCTGTTGTCGCCATTCGATTCGTTGATCTGGGAGCGCAGTCGCACCGAGCGCTTGTTCGACTTTCGCTATCGGCTGGAGATTTACACGCCGCAGGACAAACGGGTTTACGGCTATTACGTGTTGCCGTTCTTGCACAACGAGCGGATTGCTGCGCGGGTGGATTTGCGCGCCGAGCGGGCGGCGGGGCAGTTGGCGGTGCATGCGGTGCACGAGGAAGAGCCGGGACTGGATGAAGAAGGGATGTTGGCGCTGGCTGCTAATTTGCGGCAGATGGCGGACTGGTTGGGGCTTGCGCGGGTGCAGTTGAATTGTCAGCGCGAGAGTGCAGCGCGGTTG
- a CDS encoding LysR substrate-binding domain-containing protein: MSAYPSIDTDVLRTFVAIADQGGFTRAGEMVNRTQSAVSMQMKRLEEDVLQRQLFERDGRQVRLTAEGQVLLGYARRILKLHSEVFNTLREPHMVGTVRIGTPDDYVMRFLPGILSRFAQFYPLIQIEVHCESTKQLLQRTDLDLSIVTREPGNEIGQLLRKERFVWAEAQNFSAHEQTPLPLAMFNSDCFCRLWACNALDAMGRDYRIAYNSTSLSALMAVVSAGMAITAQLESLITPDMRILGAAEDLPLLPEASIMLIRNLNNPSPITECLAEHIVEGFKL, encoded by the coding sequence TTGTCGGCCTACCCCAGTATCGATACCGATGTCCTGCGCACCTTTGTCGCGATTGCCGATCAGGGCGGCTTCACCCGCGCCGGCGAAATGGTCAACCGCACGCAATCGGCGGTGAGCATGCAGATGAAGCGCCTGGAAGAGGACGTGTTACAGCGGCAGTTGTTCGAGCGTGACGGCCGTCAGGTGCGCCTCACCGCTGAAGGCCAGGTGTTGCTCGGTTACGCGCGGCGCATCCTCAAATTGCACAGTGAAGTGTTCAACACCTTGCGCGAGCCGCACATGGTCGGCACGGTGCGCATCGGCACGCCTGACGATTACGTGATGCGCTTTCTGCCGGGGATTCTGTCGCGGTTCGCGCAGTTCTATCCGTTGATCCAGATCGAAGTGCATTGCGAGTCGACCAAACAACTGCTGCAACGCACCGACCTGGACTTGTCGATTGTCACCCGCGAACCGGGCAACGAGATCGGCCAGTTGTTGCGCAAGGAGCGTTTCGTCTGGGCCGAGGCGCAGAACTTCAGCGCCCACGAACAGACGCCGCTGCCCTTGGCGATGTTCAACAGTGATTGCTTCTGCCGCTTGTGGGCGTGCAATGCGCTGGATGCGATGGGCCGCGATTACCGCATCGCTTACAACAGCACCAGCCTTTCGGCATTGATGGCGGTGGTCAGTGCCGGTATGGCAATCACCGCGCAACTGGAAAGCCTGATCACCCCGGACATGCGCATCCTCGGCGCCGCCGAAGATTTGCCGCTGTTGCCCGAGGCCAGCATCATGCTGATCCGCAACCTGAACAATCCGTCGCCGATCACCGAGTGCCTGGCCGAGCACATCGTCGAAGGCTTCAAACTTTAA